The Oreochromis niloticus isolate F11D_XX linkage group LG15, O_niloticus_UMD_NMBU, whole genome shotgun sequence genome includes a region encoding these proteins:
- the LOC100696450 gene encoding uncharacterized protein LOC100696450 isoform X2, which translates to MKLVPVFVILAHISQHASGVEVEVYEGEESVLLPCQVPAPLSKDDVVVWRRDDLNPAIIHTLIKEHDDIINQNPRYTSRTSVQKEALHTGDLSLTLRNPTVSDSGTYICTTRSFGEDRSTTEVQLKVKVCQLKAVDVTEGAESVLLPFESKKCKREDIIVEWKRIQDKEIKAIVYEQGQTQHHKNNKPFRRRTEMKKDPRTTGNASLTLRNVSCEDGGVYICTVCDNEGKTLEQQVVVLLVHEGWLKTIRGLFHIGTENNDEPATPLSLLPK; encoded by the exons ATGAAGCTCGTCCCGGTGTTTGTGATCCTCGCTCACA tttcccagcatgcctcaggggtggaggtggaggtCTATGAGGGGGAGGAGTCTGTGCTACTGCCCTGTCAGGTTCCTGCTCCTTTATCTAAAGACGATGTAGTTGTTTGGAGACGTGACGATCTGAATCCTGCAATCATCCACACTCTCATCAAGGAACACGATGACATTATAAACCAAAACCCTCGTTACACCAGCAGAACATCAGTCCAGAAGGAAGCCCTGCACACTGGAGACCTGAGCCTCACTCTGAGAAACCCTACAGTCTCTGACAGTGGAACCTACATCTGCACCACCCGCAGCTTCGGAGAGGACAGGAGCACAACTGAAGTACAgttgaaggtcaaag TTTGCCAGCTCAAAGCAGTGGATGTGACAGAGGGTGCAGAAAGTGTCCTGCTGCCCTTTGAATCCAAAAAATGTAAGAGAGAGGACATCATAGTGGAGTGGAAACGTATCCAAGATAAAGAAATCAAGGCCATTGTATATGAGCAGGGTCAGACACAGcatcataaaaacaacaaaccgtTCCGACGCCGCACAGAGATGAAGAAAGACCCACGGACTACAGGAAATGCCAGTCTGACTCTGAGAAATGTTAGCTGTGAAGATGGAGGTGTTTACATCTGCACCGTCTGCGACAATGAGGGAAAGACCCTGGAACAGCAAGTGGTGGTGCTCTTGGTTCATG AGGGATGGCTGAAAACCATCAGAGGTTTGTTCCACATTGGCACAGAAAACAATGATGAGCCCGCCACTCCACTTTCTCTTCTTCCAAAGTAA
- the LOC100696450 gene encoding uncharacterized protein LOC100696450 isoform X1 encodes MKLVPVFVILAHISQHASGVEVEVYEGEESVLLPCQVPAPLSKDDVVVWRRDDLNPAIIHTLIKEHDDIINQNPRYTSRTSVQKEALHTGDLSLTLRNPTVSDSGTYICTTRSFGEDRSTTEVQLKVKGPSPVWVKVVPAVLIPLVLLAAAVAVFMSLVYKRMKKTAVCQLKAVDVTEGAESVLLPFESKKCKREDIIVEWKRIQDKEIKAIVYEQGQTQHHKNNKPFRRRTEMKKDPRTTGNASLTLRNVSCEDGGVYICTVCDNEGKTLEQQVVVLLVHEGWLKTIRGLFHIGTENNDEPATPLSLLPK; translated from the exons ATGAAGCTCGTCCCGGTGTTTGTGATCCTCGCTCACA tttcccagcatgcctcaggggtggaggtggaggtCTATGAGGGGGAGGAGTCTGTGCTACTGCCCTGTCAGGTTCCTGCTCCTTTATCTAAAGACGATGTAGTTGTTTGGAGACGTGACGATCTGAATCCTGCAATCATCCACACTCTCATCAAGGAACACGATGACATTATAAACCAAAACCCTCGTTACACCAGCAGAACATCAGTCCAGAAGGAAGCCCTGCACACTGGAGACCTGAGCCTCACTCTGAGAAACCCTACAGTCTCTGACAGTGGAACCTACATCTGCACCACCCGCAGCTTCGGAGAGGACAGGAGCACAACTGAAGTACAgttgaaggtcaaag GACCTTCTCCAGTCTGGGTCAAAGTTGTCCCAGCTGTCCTGATTCCCCTGGTTCTCttggctgctgctgttgctgtctTCATGAGCCTTGTATATAAAAGGATGAAGAAAACTGcag TTTGCCAGCTCAAAGCAGTGGATGTGACAGAGGGTGCAGAAAGTGTCCTGCTGCCCTTTGAATCCAAAAAATGTAAGAGAGAGGACATCATAGTGGAGTGGAAACGTATCCAAGATAAAGAAATCAAGGCCATTGTATATGAGCAGGGTCAGACACAGcatcataaaaacaacaaaccgtTCCGACGCCGCACAGAGATGAAGAAAGACCCACGGACTACAGGAAATGCCAGTCTGACTCTGAGAAATGTTAGCTGTGAAGATGGAGGTGTTTACATCTGCACCGTCTGCGACAATGAGGGAAAGACCCTGGAACAGCAAGTGGTGGTGCTCTTGGTTCATG AGGGATGGCTGAAAACCATCAGAGGTTTGTTCCACATTGGCACAGAAAACAATGATGAGCCCGCCACTCCACTTTCTCTTCTTCCAAAGTAA
- the LOC102080318 gene encoding uncharacterized protein LOC102080318 isoform X2: MTTRFKWIQMFSSVILVIQLTAAAVERSDFIIRDGGKIHREAKNKSDRLSVTAKCSLVIKKLTAEDVGRYNCRRFSKSGQQEGSHSVAELSVVNITEYKDDNTVTLKCSVSTYKECKYTVKWLYDGNKDLKMSQSTCSARVIFTTSDHIYTSKKSEMLKCQVTHGGNVQEFIYRIQSFDQETHENARWWMFIVAPLGLLALIAISAVIAIRWKRAKGKKMETNENPELNLNPAVTPSAPGTTQDSAEPEYAVAYASISYTNTTSKAQGRDKNEGERVTYSTVKASSMDPSNLYDTIK, translated from the exons ATGACGACTCGGTTCAAATGGATTCAAATGTTTTCATCAGTCATACTAGTGATTCAATTAACAG cagcagcagttgaGCGCTCTGACTTTATTATCAGGGATGGAG GGAAGATTCACCGAGAGGCCAAAAAtaaatcagacagactgagtGTTACAGCAAAATGTTCTCTGGTTAtaaagaagctcacagctgaGGATGTTGGTCGGTACAACTGCAGAAGGTTCAGCAAATCAGGACAACAAGAAGGTTCACACTCTGTAGCTGAGCTGTCTGTTGTTAACA taaCTGAATATAAGGATGACAACACAGTGACATTAAAGTGCTCTGTGTCCACATATAAAGAATGCAAATACACTGTGAAGTGGCTCTATGACGGTAACAAAGACCTGAAGATGTCACAGTCTACCTGCTCAGCCAGAGTGATCTTTACAACATCTGATCATATTTACACATCCAAGAAATCTGAGATGTTGAAGTGCCAAGTGACACATGGTGGAAACGTGCAGGAGTTTATCTACAGGATTCAATCTTTCGATCAAGAAACACATGAGAATGCAA gATGGTGGATGTTTATTGTTGCACCGCTGGGGTTATTAGCACTGATAGCCATCAGTGCTGTTATAGCCATCAGATGGAAGAGAGCTAAAG gaaaaaaaatggagaCTAATGAAAATCCT gaaCTGAATTTAAACCCTGCAGTGACTCCGTCTGCCCCAGGAACCACTCAGGACTCT GCTGAACCTGAATACGCTGTTGCCTACGCCTCCATCAGCTACACCAACACCACCAGTAAAGCTCAG GGTCGAGACAAAAATGAAGGTGAGAGAGTTACGTACTCCACTGTGAAAGCTTCCTCCATGGATCCCAGCAACCTCTATGATACCATCAAGTAA
- the LOC102080318 gene encoding uncharacterized protein LOC102080318 isoform X3, whose product MTTRFKWIQMFSSVILVIQLTAAAVERSDFIIRDGGEATLSCENLKNDQDKCNGTTWIFSNSNTASITLFEKGKIHREAKNKSDRLSVTAKCSLVIKKLTAEDVGRYNCRRFSKSGQQEGSHSVAELSVVNIAEYKDGDTVTLNCSVSTYKECKYTVKWLYGNKDLSMSQSTCSARVIFTTSDHIYTSKSSEMLKCQVTHDGNVQEFIFRIQSFDQETGWCWWRFIIVAVGLAALITAAVVVHIWTRAAGIKVQLYENVVCNDDR is encoded by the exons ATGACGACTCGGTTCAAATGGATTCAAATGTTTTCATCAGTCATACTAGTGATTCAATTAACAG cagcagcagttgaGCGCTCTGACTTTATTATCAGGGATGGAGGTGAGGCCACTTTGTCATGTGAAAATTTGAAAAATGATCAAGATAAATGTAACGGAACTACCTGGATCTTCAGTAACTCAAACACAGCATCAATAACACTGTTTGAAAAAGGGAAGATTCACCGAGAGGCCAAAAAtaaatcagacagactgagtGTTACAGCAAAATGTTCTCTGGTTAtaaagaagctcacagctgaGGATGTTGGTCGGTACAACTGCAGAAGGTTCAGCAAATCAGGACAACAAGAAGGTTCACACTCTGTAGCTGAGCTGTCTGTTGTTAACA tagCTGAATATAAGGATGGTGACACAGTGACATTAAACTGCTCTGTGTCCACATATAAAGAATGCAAATACACTGTGAAGTGGCTCTATGGTAACAAAGACCTGAGCATGTCACAGTCTACCTGCTCAGCCAGAGTGATCTTTACAACATCTGATCATATTTACACATCCAAGAGTTCTGAGATGTTGAAGTGCCAAGTGACACATGATGGAAACGTGCAGGAGTTTATCTTCAGGATTCAATCATTTGATCAGGAAACAG GCTGGTGCTGGTGGAGGTTCATCATTGTGGCTGTGGGTTTAGCAGCACTCATAACAGCTGCTGTGGTTGTCCACATTTGGACAAGAGCGGCAG gaataaaAGTGCAGCTGTATGAAAATGTG GTTTGTAATGATGACCGATGA
- the LOC102080318 gene encoding uncharacterized protein LOC102080318 isoform X1, with translation MTTQFKWIKFFSSVLLMLQVTAAAAEHKFIIRDGGEVTLSCENLKNDQDKCNGTTWIFSNSNTASITLSEKGKIHREAKNKSDRLSVTANCSLVIKKLTAEDVGQYTCRRFNKSGQQKGPDSAAELSVVNITEYKDDNTVTLKCSVSTYKECKYTVKWLYDGNKDLKMSQSTCSARVIFTTSDHIYTSKKSEMLKCQVTHGGNVQEFIYRIQSFDQETHENARWWMFIVAPLGLLALIAISAVIAIRWKRAKGKKMETNENPELNLNPAVTPSAPGTTQDSAEPEYAVAYASISYTNTTSKAQGRDKNEGERVTYSTVKASSMDPSNLYDTIK, from the exons atGACGACTCAGTTCAAATGGATTAAATTCTTTTCATCAGTTTTACTAATGCTTCAAGTAACAG cagcagcagctgaacaCAAGTTTATTATCAGGGATGGAGGTGAGGTCACTTTGTCATGTGAAAATTTGAAAAATGATCAAGATAAATGTAACGGAACTACCTGGATCTTCAGTAACTCAAACACAGCATCAATAACACTGTCTGAAAAAGGGAAGATTCACCGAGAGGCCAAAAAtaaatcagacagactgagtGTTACAGCAAACTGTTCTCTGGTTAtaaagaagctcacagctgaGGATGTTGGTCAGTACACCTGCAGAAGGTTCAACAAATCAGGACAACAAAAAGGTCCAGACTCTGCAGCTGAGCTGTCTGTTGTTAACA taaCTGAATATAAGGATGACAACACAGTGACATTAAAGTGCTCTGTGTCCACATATAAAGAATGCAAATACACTGTGAAGTGGCTCTATGACGGTAACAAAGACCTGAAGATGTCACAGTCTACCTGCTCAGCCAGAGTGATCTTTACAACATCTGATCATATTTACACATCCAAGAAATCTGAGATGTTGAAGTGCCAAGTGACACATGGTGGAAACGTGCAGGAGTTTATCTACAGGATTCAATCTTTCGATCAAGAAACACATGAGAATGCAA gATGGTGGATGTTTATTGTTGCACCGCTGGGGTTATTAGCACTGATAGCCATCAGTGCTGTTATAGCCATCAGATGGAAGAGAGCTAAAG gaaaaaaaatggagaCTAATGAAAATCCT gaaCTGAATTTAAACCCTGCAGTGACTCCGTCTGCCCCAGGAACCACTCAGGACTCT GCTGAACCTGAATACGCTGTTGCCTACGCCTCCATCAGCTACACCAACACCACCAGTAAAGCTCAG GGTCGAGACAAAAATGAAGGTGAGAGAGTTACGTACTCCACTGTGAAAGCTTCCTCCATGGATCCCAGCAACCTCTATGATACCATCAAGTAA
- the LOC102080548 gene encoding uncharacterized protein LOC102080548 isoform X2, with amino-acid sequence MAVQSRWIKMFVSFILMLQFTGAHSRDLLLSFTVRDGDKVTLPCENVINNHHNCDTTTWIFTDSRGTAAVELVNHGQIKESDKSDRLSVTAECSLVIKKVTAEDVGRYTCRQFIGNPGRQQGPDAVVYLSVVHMTEQKNADEVTLSCSVSIYERCKYKVKWIHNSEALNRDYSNLKSSESPCSATVTFLKLAYTHISTYDFNCSVTTEDNKEQLFTFSTQSSGKETVTAKSSTITSPTTTSPTTTSTTTLYTPSIPGADPVWPYILVVVILVALLIVAVKLIWLKRLKGNKIQANGNAGLTSNPAVTQCAPETRQETVDPEDGVSYASITYTNKTHNKNKIQGKNDSDEGETVTYATVKASSTDPSSLYATIK; translated from the exons ATGGCGGTTCAATCTAGATGGATTAAAATGTTTGTGTCTTTTATACTCATGCTGCAGTTTACAG GAGCACATAGTAGAGATCTTTTGCTCTCCTTCACTGTCAGAGATGGAGATAAAGTTACTTTGCCTTGTGAAAACGTGATCAACAATCATCACAACTGTGACACTACCACCTGGATCTTCACTGATTCAAGAGGCACAGCAGCAGTAGAGCTGGTTAATCATGGACAGATCAAAGAATCAGACaaatcagacagactgagtGTTACAGCAGAATGCTCACTGGTTATAAAGAAGGTCACAGCTGAGGATGTTGGTCGTTACACCTGCAGACAGTTTATAGGGAATCCAGGGAGACAGCAAGGTCCAGATGCTGTGGTTTATCTGTCTGTTGTTCACA TGACTGAACAGAAGAACGCTGATGAGGTGACTTTAAGCTGCTCTGTGTCAATATATGAAAGGTGCAAATACAAAGTGAAGTGGATCCATAACAGTGAAGCTCTGAATAGAGATtactcaaatttaaaatcatcGGAGTCTCCCTGCTCTGCTACTGTGACTTTTCTGAAACTTGCATACACTCACATATCGACTTATGACTTTAACTGTAGCGTAACAACAGAAGATAACAAAGAGCAGCTTTTTACCTTCAGCACTCAGTCATCAG GTAAAGAAACAGTAACAGCAAAATCATCAACAATAacatcaccaacaacaacatcaccaacaacaacatcaacaacaacattatACACACCTAGTATCCCAG GTGCAGATCCAGTGTGGCCGTACATCCTTGTGGTTGTCATTTTAGTTGCACTTTTAATTGTGGCTGTGAAACTAATCTGGTTGAAGAGACTCAAAG GGAACAAAATACAAGCAAATGGAAACGCT GGCCTGACCTCAAACCCTGCAGTCACTCAGTGTGCACCAGAAACCAGACAGGAAACAGTA GATCCAGAAGATGGTGTTTCCTACGCCTCCATCACCTACACCAACAAGAcccacaataaaaacaaa ATTCAGGGTAAAAATGACAGTGATGAAGGTGAGACAGTTACCTACGCCACTGTGAAAGCTTCCTCCACAGATCCCAGCAGCCTCTATGCTACCATCAAGTAA
- the LOC102080548 gene encoding uncharacterized protein LOC102080548 isoform X1 has product MAVQSRWIKMFVSFILMLQFTGAHSRDLLLSFTVRDGDKVTLPCENVINNHHNCDTTTWIFTDSRGTAAVELVNHGQIKESDKSDRLSVTAECSLVIKKVTAEDVGRYTCRQFIGNPGRQQGPDAVVYLSVVHMTEQKNADEVTLSCSVSIYERCKYKVKWIHNSEALNRDYSNLKSSESPCSATVTFLKLAYTHISTYDFNCSVTTEDNKEQLFTFSTQSSGKETVTAKSSTITSPTTTSPTTTSTTTLYTPSIPGADPVWPYILVVVILVALLIVAVKLIWLKRLKGNKIQANGNAGLTSNPAVTQCAPETRQETADPEDGVSYASITYTNKTHNKNKIQGKNDSDEGETVTYATVKASSTDPSSLYATIK; this is encoded by the exons ATGGCGGTTCAATCTAGATGGATTAAAATGTTTGTGTCTTTTATACTCATGCTGCAGTTTACAG GAGCACATAGTAGAGATCTTTTGCTCTCCTTCACTGTCAGAGATGGAGATAAAGTTACTTTGCCTTGTGAAAACGTGATCAACAATCATCACAACTGTGACACTACCACCTGGATCTTCACTGATTCAAGAGGCACAGCAGCAGTAGAGCTGGTTAATCATGGACAGATCAAAGAATCAGACaaatcagacagactgagtGTTACAGCAGAATGCTCACTGGTTATAAAGAAGGTCACAGCTGAGGATGTTGGTCGTTACACCTGCAGACAGTTTATAGGGAATCCAGGGAGACAGCAAGGTCCAGATGCTGTGGTTTATCTGTCTGTTGTTCACA TGACTGAACAGAAGAACGCTGATGAGGTGACTTTAAGCTGCTCTGTGTCAATATATGAAAGGTGCAAATACAAAGTGAAGTGGATCCATAACAGTGAAGCTCTGAATAGAGATtactcaaatttaaaatcatcGGAGTCTCCCTGCTCTGCTACTGTGACTTTTCTGAAACTTGCATACACTCACATATCGACTTATGACTTTAACTGTAGCGTAACAACAGAAGATAACAAAGAGCAGCTTTTTACCTTCAGCACTCAGTCATCAG GTAAAGAAACAGTAACAGCAAAATCATCAACAATAacatcaccaacaacaacatcaccaacaacaacatcaacaacaacattatACACACCTAGTATCCCAG GTGCAGATCCAGTGTGGCCGTACATCCTTGTGGTTGTCATTTTAGTTGCACTTTTAATTGTGGCTGTGAAACTAATCTGGTTGAAGAGACTCAAAG GGAACAAAATACAAGCAAATGGAAACGCT GGCCTGACCTCAAACCCTGCAGTCACTCAGTGTGCACCAGAAACCAGACAGGAAACA GCGGATCCAGAAGATGGTGTTTCCTACGCCTCCATCACCTACACCAACAAGAcccacaataaaaacaaa ATTCAGGGTAAAAATGACAGTGATGAAGGTGAGACAGTTACCTACGCCACTGTGAAAGCTTCCTCCACAGATCCCAGCAGCCTCTATGCTACCATCAAGTAA
- the LOC102080548 gene encoding uncharacterized protein LOC102080548 isoform X3 yields the protein MAVQSRWIKMFVSFILMLQFTGAHSRDLLLSFTVRDGDKVTLPCENVINNHHNCDTTTWIFTDSRGTAAVELVNHGQIKESDKSDRLSVTAECSLVIKKVTAEDVGRYTCRQFIGNPGRQQGPDAVVYLSVVHMTEQKNADEVTLSCSVSIYERCKYKVKWIHNSEALNRDYSNLKSSESPCSATVTFLKLAYTHISTYDFNCSVTTEDNKEQLFTFSTQSSETVTAKSSTITSPTTTSPTTTSTTTLYTPSIPGADPVWPYILVVVILVALLIVAVKLIWLKRLKGNKIQANGNAGLTSNPAVTQCAPETRQETADPEDGVSYASITYTNKTHNKNKIQGKNDSDEGETVTYATVKASSTDPSSLYATIK from the exons ATGGCGGTTCAATCTAGATGGATTAAAATGTTTGTGTCTTTTATACTCATGCTGCAGTTTACAG GAGCACATAGTAGAGATCTTTTGCTCTCCTTCACTGTCAGAGATGGAGATAAAGTTACTTTGCCTTGTGAAAACGTGATCAACAATCATCACAACTGTGACACTACCACCTGGATCTTCACTGATTCAAGAGGCACAGCAGCAGTAGAGCTGGTTAATCATGGACAGATCAAAGAATCAGACaaatcagacagactgagtGTTACAGCAGAATGCTCACTGGTTATAAAGAAGGTCACAGCTGAGGATGTTGGTCGTTACACCTGCAGACAGTTTATAGGGAATCCAGGGAGACAGCAAGGTCCAGATGCTGTGGTTTATCTGTCTGTTGTTCACA TGACTGAACAGAAGAACGCTGATGAGGTGACTTTAAGCTGCTCTGTGTCAATATATGAAAGGTGCAAATACAAAGTGAAGTGGATCCATAACAGTGAAGCTCTGAATAGAGATtactcaaatttaaaatcatcGGAGTCTCCCTGCTCTGCTACTGTGACTTTTCTGAAACTTGCATACACTCACATATCGACTTATGACTTTAACTGTAGCGTAACAACAGAAGATAACAAAGAGCAGCTTTTTACCTTCAGCACTCAGTCATCAG AAACAGTAACAGCAAAATCATCAACAATAacatcaccaacaacaacatcaccaacaacaacatcaacaacaacattatACACACCTAGTATCCCAG GTGCAGATCCAGTGTGGCCGTACATCCTTGTGGTTGTCATTTTAGTTGCACTTTTAATTGTGGCTGTGAAACTAATCTGGTTGAAGAGACTCAAAG GGAACAAAATACAAGCAAATGGAAACGCT GGCCTGACCTCAAACCCTGCAGTCACTCAGTGTGCACCAGAAACCAGACAGGAAACA GCGGATCCAGAAGATGGTGTTTCCTACGCCTCCATCACCTACACCAACAAGAcccacaataaaaacaaa ATTCAGGGTAAAAATGACAGTGATGAAGGTGAGACAGTTACCTACGCCACTGTGAAAGCTTCCTCCACAGATCCCAGCAGCCTCTATGCTACCATCAAGTAA